In Sphingomonas sp. SORGH_AS_0950, the following are encoded in one genomic region:
- a CDS encoding acyltransferase, with product MSARLDRTGTGKPHFETLDGLRGTAALLVVAFHIQGITVLFDPVRLMLPHAYLAVDFFFALSGFVIGYAYDDRWGAMTVRDFLVRRLVRLHPLVMLGALLGLASYLGDPFADGRQDASAALVALAFVAAMLALPSPPLPNRLGDSHPLNAPAWTLFQEYIGNLAYALVLRRLRMRALIALTGLAAIASLVTALSLGSYDTGWGLANFWGAPVRLAYPFLVGLLLYRLGDRLPGLTLGFPLLSAILLALFAAPVLGTWHGIALNGLYQAGCVLILFPAIIVAGRHSAGGPATLRLCRLAGRLSYPLYITHYPFVYVYMNWVATRPASGATTAAIAVSLYLFTILFAAAAHHYWDEPLRRRLNALITKR from the coding sequence ATGAGCGCCCGGCTCGACCGGACCGGCACGGGCAAGCCGCATTTCGAGACGCTCGATGGCCTGCGCGGCACGGCGGCGCTGCTGGTCGTCGCCTTCCATATCCAGGGCATCACCGTGCTGTTCGATCCGGTGCGGCTGATGCTGCCCCATGCCTATCTCGCGGTCGATTTCTTCTTCGCGCTGTCGGGCTTCGTCATCGGCTATGCCTATGACGACCGATGGGGCGCGATGACGGTGCGCGACTTTCTCGTCCGGCGCCTGGTTCGCCTGCATCCGCTGGTCATGCTGGGCGCCCTGCTCGGGCTGGCGAGTTATCTGGGCGATCCCTTTGCCGATGGGCGGCAGGATGCCTCGGCCGCGTTGGTGGCTCTGGCCTTCGTCGCGGCGATGCTCGCCCTGCCCTCGCCGCCGCTGCCCAACCGGCTGGGGGACAGCCATCCGCTCAATGCCCCGGCCTGGACCCTGTTTCAGGAATATATCGGCAATCTCGCCTATGCGCTGGTTCTGCGTCGGCTGCGGATGCGCGCGCTGATCGCGCTGACCGGGCTGGCGGCGATCGCCTCGCTGGTCACCGCGCTGTCGCTGGGGTCTTACGATACCGGCTGGGGGCTGGCCAATTTCTGGGGCGCGCCGGTCCGGCTGGCCTATCCGTTTCTGGTGGGATTGCTGCTCTATCGGCTGGGCGACCGGCTGCCGGGCCTCACGCTGGGTTTCCCGCTGTTGAGCGCGATCCTGCTCGCGCTGTTCGCCGCGCCGGTGCTGGGGACGTGGCACGGCATCGCGTTGAATGGACTGTACCAGGCCGGGTGCGTGCTGATCCTGTTTCCCGCCATCATCGTGGCGGGCCGACATTCGGCGGGCGGCCCTGCGACGCTGCGGTTGTGCAGGCTGGCGGGGCGGCTCTCCTATCCGCTCTACATCACCCATTATCCGTTCGTGTACGTCTATATGAACTGGGTGGCGACCCGACCGGCCAGCGGGGCGACGACCGCGGCGATCGCGGTTTCGCTCTATCTGTTCACGATCCTGTTCGCCGCGGCCGCCCATCATTATTGGGACGAGCCCCTCCGAAGGCGCCTGAATGCCCTGATAACAAAGCGATAA
- a CDS encoding glycoside hydrolase family 28 protein, translating into MAARFPCLRFAPLLALGLIAATARAQDRRTVTEPALPQRICATLSPEGAGQDATRRIQAAIDHCDRGAAVRLVPGPEGGRFFSGPLRMTSGVTLWLDRGVVLTALSDPRVYDRGQGVCGTIAAKGNGCTAFIRFDGTRGGGIVGDGAIDGAGGTPMTGHAESWWQLARRAQREGGQQNNPRLIEADHARDLVFYRVTLRNAPNFHVVLNDVQGATFWGVRIDTPADARNTDGIDPGASQDITIAHAFIRTGDDNVAIKAGKGPTRHVSVLDSHFYAGHGMSIGSETQAGVSDILVRHLTLDGTTSGLRIKSDASRGGLVARVRYDGICLRGNRRPIDFDTRYDASAQGFAIPLYRDITLHDVTGTDGTLVLRGHDAGHPLEVTMDGVRFAPGATWQVENARIAAGPGGVSPPPPGPALPPAQAAAGDCAARWIPFPDGG; encoded by the coding sequence ATGGCTGCCCGCTTTCCCTGCTTACGCTTCGCCCCCCTCCTCGCGCTCGGCCTGATCGCGGCGACCGCCCGGGCGCAGGATCGCCGGACGGTGACCGAGCCCGCTTTGCCCCAACGGATCTGCGCCACCCTGTCGCCCGAGGGCGCGGGCCAGGACGCGACGCGGCGCATCCAGGCCGCCATCGACCATTGCGACCGCGGAGCGGCGGTCCGGCTGGTGCCCGGTCCCGAAGGCGGACGCTTCTTCAGCGGTCCGCTGCGCATGACATCGGGTGTCACGCTGTGGCTTGATCGCGGCGTCGTCCTGACCGCCCTGTCCGATCCGCGCGTCTATGATCGCGGCCAGGGCGTGTGCGGCACGATCGCCGCAAAGGGCAATGGCTGCACGGCCTTCATCCGCTTCGACGGGACGCGCGGCGGCGGGATCGTCGGGGACGGCGCGATCGACGGTGCGGGCGGCACCCCGATGACCGGCCATGCCGAAAGCTGGTGGCAACTCGCCCGCCGCGCGCAACGCGAGGGCGGCCAGCAGAACAATCCCCGGCTGATCGAGGCCGACCATGCCCGCGATCTCGTCTTCTACCGCGTCACCCTGCGCAACGCGCCCAATTTCCATGTCGTGCTGAACGACGTGCAGGGGGCGACCTTCTGGGGCGTGCGCATCGACACGCCCGCCGATGCGCGCAACACCGACGGCATCGATCCCGGCGCGTCGCAGGACATCACCATCGCACACGCCTTCATCCGGACCGGCGACGACAATGTCGCGATCAAGGCGGGCAAGGGCCCGACCCGGCATGTCTCGGTCCTCGACAGCCATTTCTATGCAGGGCACGGCATGTCGATCGGCAGCGAGACGCAGGCCGGGGTCAGCGATATCCTCGTCCGCCATCTGACGCTCGACGGCACGACCTCGGGGCTGCGGATCAAGAGCGACGCCAGCCGGGGCGGGTTGGTCGCGCGGGTCCGCTATGACGGGATATGCCTGCGCGGCAACCGGCGGCCGATCGATTTCGACACGCGCTATGATGCCTCGGCACAGGGGTTTGCGATCCCGCTCTACCGCGACATCACGCTGCACGACGTGACCGGTACCGACGGTACGCTGGTGCTGCGCGGGCATGATGCGGGCCATCCGCTGGAGGTGACGATGGACGGCGTCCGCTTCGCACCCGGCGCGACATGGCAGGTCGAGAATGCACGGATCGCCGCCGGGCCGGGCGGCGTCTCTCCGCCACCGCCGGGCCCCGCCCTGCCCCCCGCCCAGGCTGCGGCGGGGGATTGCGCCGCCCGCTGGATACCCTTTCCCGATGGCGGATAG
- a CDS encoding sugar O-acetyltransferase, with amino-acid sequence MRQKDRMLAGEPYTADDPELAADRAAAAAWMVRYNASLAADATGRHALLVEGLGKVGHNVVVRPPFHCDYGYNIALGDGVFLNFDCIILDVVTVEIGAGTQVGPGVQILTADHPRDPAQRAQGLEWGRPIRIGANVWIGGGALILPGVTIGDDAIIGAGSVVTRDVAQGATVAGNPARPIGR; translated from the coding sequence ATGCGCCAGAAGGACCGGATGCTGGCGGGCGAGCCCTATACCGCCGACGATCCCGAACTGGCCGCCGACCGGGCGGCGGCGGCGGCGTGGATGGTGCGCTACAACGCGTCGCTCGCCGCCGATGCGACCGGGCGTCATGCGCTGCTGGTCGAGGGGCTGGGCAAGGTCGGGCACAACGTCGTCGTACGACCGCCCTTCCACTGCGACTATGGCTATAACATCGCGCTGGGCGACGGGGTCTTCCTGAACTTCGACTGCATCATCCTGGACGTCGTGACGGTGGAGATCGGCGCGGGGACGCAGGTCGGGCCCGGCGTCCAGATCCTGACCGCCGACCACCCGCGCGACCCCGCGCAGCGCGCGCAGGGACTGGAATGGGGGCGGCCGATCCGGATCGGTGCCAATGTCTGGATCGGCGGCGGCGCGCTGATCCTGCCCGGCGTGACCATCGGCGACGATGCGATCATCGGCGCGGGCAGCGTCGTCACTCGTGACGTCGCCCAAGGCGCGACGGTGGCGGGCAATCCCGCCCGGCCGATCGGACGATGA
- a CDS encoding DHA2 family efflux MFS transporter permease subunit, producing the protein MSADVGDGLAPAVEAVTSGSRPTPTPTPTPTPTLTPDARPPERGYRVIALVVASALFMQQLDGTVLTVALPTMARDLGTSATSLSFALTAYLLALALFIPASGTLADRFGSRTVFCSAIGIFLLGSVLCAQAGTLPILVAARFLQGIGGAMMVPVGRLVLLRSVAKEDMVQALSWLVMPALIGPILGPPLGGFIVTWLDWRWIFYLNIPIGVLGMIGAILLVPDVPGDARARFDVSGFLLSGIALGCLLFGFELASRPGTGSAALALLAVGAVLAVAYIRHARRVSDPILDLTLMRVPTFRLSVIGGSLTRITQGAQPFLLPLMFQLGFGLTAAKTGTITMAGAVGALAMKALAPRVLRRWGFRRSLIVSGLVSSAGYATCALFRPDWPTAAMIGVLALSGFFTSFQFTGFNAIAYADVEKERMSAATSFYATFQQLTLSLGICTAATVLELGTLVEGKAQPTLTVFSAAFLVVAAISASAVIWNRRFAADAGAEMSGHHPAR; encoded by the coding sequence ATGAGTGCGGATGTGGGCGACGGACTGGCCCCGGCGGTCGAGGCGGTAACCAGCGGTTCGCGCCCCACCCCCACCCCCACCCCCACCCCCACCCCCACCCTCACCCCGGACGCCCGCCCCCCGGAACGCGGATATCGGGTCATCGCGCTGGTCGTCGCATCGGCCCTGTTCATGCAGCAGCTGGACGGCACCGTCCTGACCGTCGCGCTGCCCACCATGGCGCGCGATCTGGGCACGTCGGCCACCAGCCTCAGCTTCGCGCTGACCGCCTATCTGCTGGCGCTGGCGCTGTTCATTCCCGCCAGCGGAACGCTGGCCGACCGTTTCGGGTCGCGGACCGTCTTCTGCTCGGCGATCGGCATCTTCCTTCTCGGCTCGGTGCTGTGCGCGCAGGCGGGGACCTTGCCCATCCTGGTCGCGGCGCGGTTCCTGCAGGGGATCGGCGGGGCGATGATGGTACCGGTCGGCCGCCTCGTCCTGCTGCGCAGCGTCGCCAAGGAGGATATGGTCCAGGCGCTGTCCTGGCTGGTCATGCCCGCGCTGATCGGGCCGATCCTGGGGCCGCCGCTGGGCGGGTTCATCGTGACCTGGCTCGACTGGCGCTGGATCTTCTATCTCAACATCCCGATCGGCGTGCTGGGCATGATCGGTGCGATCCTGCTGGTGCCCGACGTGCCCGGCGATGCGCGGGCGCGGTTCGACGTGTCGGGCTTCCTCCTTTCGGGGATCGCGCTCGGCTGCCTGTTGTTCGGGTTCGAGCTGGCGAGCCGACCGGGGACGGGCTCGGCCGCGCTGGCGCTGCTGGCCGTCGGTGCGGTGCTGGCCGTCGCCTATATCCGCCATGCCCGGCGGGTCAGCGACCCGATCCTCGACCTGACGCTGATGCGCGTGCCGACCTTCCGCCTGTCGGTGATCGGCGGATCGCTGACCCGGATCACGCAGGGCGCGCAGCCCTTCCTGTTGCCGCTGATGTTCCAGCTGGGCTTCGGGCTGACCGCCGCGAAGACGGGCACCATCACCATGGCGGGCGCGGTCGGCGCGCTGGCGATGAAGGCGCTCGCGCCGCGCGTGCTGCGCCGCTGGGGCTTTCGCCGCAGCCTGATCGTGTCGGGGCTGGTCAGCAGCGCGGGCTATGCGACCTGCGCGCTGTTCCGCCCCGACTGGCCGACCGCCGCGATGATCGGCGTGCTCGCGCTGTCGGGCTTCTTCACCTCGTTCCAGTTCACCGGCTTCAACGCGATCGCCTATGCCGATGTCGAGAAGGAACGGATGAGCGCGGCGACCAGCTTCTATGCGACCTTCCAGCAGCTGACCCTGTCGCTGGGCATCTGCACGGCGGCGACGGTGCTGGAGCTGGGGACGCTGGTCGAGGGCAAGGCGCAGCCGACGCTGACCGTGTTTTCGGCGGCGTTCCTGGTGGTGGCCGCCATCTCGGCCTCCGCCGTGATCTGGAACCGCCGCTTCGCCGCCGATGCGGGGGCGGAGATGAGCGGGCACCACCCGGCCCGGTGA
- a CDS encoding glycoside hydrolase family 27 protein, giving the protein MDESGINRRQALAGAAWTGTAMLASGTARAAAPAGPLAPRPPMGWNSWNSFATTITEAQARETAAIMRDRLLPFGYDIFTVDIQWYEPNASSYEYSAAPVPAMDGHGRLIPAPNRFPSSADGSGFTKLAADVHAMGMRFGIHLMRGIPRLAVKRNLPILGTRYRAADIADTTSICAWNPDMYGVDMTRPGAQAYYDSVFALYASWGVDFVKMDDMSRPYDAHAPEIEAAHKAIGNSGRPIILSLSPGETPVIRGPHVRRHAQMWRISDDFWDEWPMLEAQFTRLENWTPYCGSGGWPDADMLPLGRLALGKRDTKFTPDEQRTLMTLWSIARSPLIMGGDLRHLDAPTLALLTNRAVLAVNQASTDNRPHFVEDGARIWSATPEGAPRDRYLALFNTTDKPREVGLALSYLGLPGGVGVTDLWSGRSLGRASGRFAQTLPPHGSGLYRLRA; this is encoded by the coding sequence ATGGACGAAAGCGGGATCAACCGGCGACAGGCGCTGGCCGGGGCGGCATGGACGGGCACGGCGATGCTGGCCAGCGGGACCGCCCGCGCCGCCGCGCCCGCAGGGCCGCTCGCCCCGCGCCCGCCCATGGGCTGGAACAGCTGGAACAGCTTCGCCACCACCATCACCGAGGCGCAGGCGCGCGAGACCGCCGCGATCATGCGCGACCGGCTGCTGCCCTTCGGCTATGATATCTTCACCGTCGACATCCAATGGTATGAGCCCAACGCCTCCAGCTATGAATATAGCGCCGCACCGGTGCCCGCGATGGACGGTCATGGCCGCCTGATCCCCGCGCCCAACCGCTTTCCCTCCAGCGCCGACGGATCGGGCTTCACGAAGCTGGCGGCGGACGTGCACGCCATGGGGATGCGGTTCGGCATCCACCTGATGCGCGGCATTCCCCGGCTGGCGGTGAAGCGCAACCTGCCGATCCTCGGCACCCGCTACCGCGCCGCCGACATCGCCGACACGACCAGCATCTGCGCCTGGAATCCCGACATGTACGGCGTCGACATGACCCGGCCCGGCGCGCAGGCCTATTATGACAGCGTGTTCGCGCTCTATGCCTCCTGGGGCGTCGATTTCGTCAAGATGGACGATATGAGCCGCCCCTATGACGCCCATGCCCCCGAGATCGAGGCGGCGCACAAGGCGATCGGCAATAGCGGCCGCCCGATCATCCTCAGCCTGTCGCCCGGCGAGACGCCGGTGATCCGGGGCCCGCACGTCCGCCGCCATGCGCAGATGTGGCGCATCTCGGACGATTTCTGGGACGAATGGCCGATGCTGGAGGCGCAGTTCACCCGGCTGGAGAATTGGACGCCCTATTGCGGGTCGGGCGGCTGGCCCGATGCCGACATGCTGCCGCTCGGCCGCCTCGCCTTGGGCAAGCGCGACACCAAGTTCACCCCCGACGAGCAGCGGACGCTGATGACGCTGTGGTCGATCGCGCGCTCGCCACTGATCATGGGCGGCGACCTGCGCCATCTGGACGCGCCGACGCTGGCGCTGCTGACCAACCGCGCGGTGCTGGCGGTCAACCAGGCCTCGACCGACAACCGGCCGCATTTCGTCGAGGACGGCGCGCGCATCTGGTCCGCCACGCCCGAGGGCGCGCCGCGCGACCGCTATCTCGCGCTGTTCAACACCACCGACAAGCCCAGGGAGGTGGGCCTGGCCCTGTCCTATCTGGGCCTGCCGGGCGGGGTCGGCGTGACCGACCTGTGGAGCGGACGATCGCTCGGCCGGGCCAGCGGCCGCTTCGCGCAGACCCTGCCGCCGCATGGATCGGGGCTTTATCGCCTGCGTGCCTGA
- a CDS encoding carboxylesterase/lipase family protein, protein MKSLTVLTLSALALAAPAVARSDGATVRIETGQVRGTVADGVTSWKGIPFAAPPVGPLRWRAPQPAARWEGVRDATAYAADCMQQPFPSDAAPLGTRPSEDCLYANVWKPAGNGGKLPVLVWIYGGGFVNGGASPPTYAGANLARQGVMVVSFNYRVGRFGTFALPQLTAENADGGRLGNYGTMDQIAALRWVRRNIAAFGGDPARVTIVGESAGGMSVHQLVTSPEAQGLFARAFVMSGGDARSDPRRTLAAVERIGAAFARTKGIDPAAPDALSRLRALSAEQVTDGLNLAQLFNPSGGEPTFSGPFVDGKVIVDPHAAYRADRFARVPMVVGATDADIGGKTGYMVGGARAVAGMLADKRVPVWEYRFSYVASSVGQPGAQHATDIPFFFDNQAIKYGAATTPRDRAMGRAMSGYLINFVKTGDPNGAGLPRWDRYGRAADTLADFTPAGTVMVGRDPWGADIDRVAASGDAP, encoded by the coding sequence ATGAAGTCCCTGACCGTCCTGACCCTGTCGGCGCTCGCCCTGGCCGCTCCGGCCGTCGCCCGGTCCGACGGCGCCACGGTCCGGATCGAGACGGGGCAGGTGCGTGGCACCGTCGCGGATGGTGTGACCAGCTGGAAGGGCATTCCCTTTGCCGCGCCGCCGGTCGGCCCCCTCCGCTGGCGCGCGCCGCAACCGGCCGCGCGCTGGGAGGGCGTGCGCGACGCCACCGCCTATGCCGCCGACTGCATGCAGCAACCCTTTCCCAGCGACGCCGCGCCGCTCGGCACCCGGCCGTCGGAGGATTGCCTCTACGCCAATGTCTGGAAGCCCGCCGGGAACGGAGGCAAGCTGCCGGTGCTGGTCTGGATCTATGGCGGCGGCTTCGTCAATGGCGGGGCATCGCCGCCGACCTATGCGGGGGCGAACCTGGCGCGCCAGGGGGTGATGGTCGTCAGCTTCAACTACCGGGTCGGGCGGTTCGGCACCTTCGCGCTGCCGCAGCTGACCGCCGAGAATGCCGATGGCGGGCGGCTGGGCAATTACGGCACGATGGACCAGATCGCCGCGCTGCGCTGGGTCCGGCGCAACATCGCGGCGTTCGGCGGAGATCCGGCCAGGGTCACCATCGTCGGCGAGAGCGCGGGCGGCATGTCGGTGCACCAGCTCGTCACCTCACCCGAGGCGCAAGGACTGTTCGCCCGGGCCTTCGTCATGTCGGGCGGCGATGCACGCAGCGATCCGCGCAGGACGCTCGCCGCCGTCGAGCGGATCGGCGCGGCGTTCGCGCGCACCAAGGGGATCGACCCCGCCGCCCCCGATGCGCTGTCCCGGCTGCGCGCGTTGTCCGCCGAGCAGGTGACCGACGGGCTGAACCTGGCGCAGCTCTTCAACCCCTCCGGCGGCGAGCCGACCTTTTCCGGCCCCTTTGTCGACGGCAAGGTGATCGTCGATCCGCACGCGGCCTATCGGGCCGACCGCTTCGCGCGGGTGCCGATGGTGGTCGGCGCGACCGATGCCGATATCGGCGGCAAGACCGGCTATATGGTCGGCGGCGCACGCGCGGTGGCGGGAATGCTGGCCGACAAGCGCGTGCCGGTCTGGGAATATCGCTTTTCCTACGTCGCCTCGTCGGTCGGCCAGCCGGGCGCGCAGCATGCGACCGACATCCCCTTCTTCTTCGACAATCAGGCGATCAAATACGGCGCGGCCACAACCCCGCGCGACCGGGCGATGGGCCGGGCGATGAGCGGCTATCTCATCAATTTCGTGAAGACCGGCGACCCCAATGGCGCGGGCCTGCCCCGCTGGGACCGCTATGGCCGTGCCGCCGACACGCTGGCGGATTTCACGCCCGCCGGAACGGTCATGGTCGGTCGCGATCCCTGGGGCGCGGATATCGACCGGGTTGCCGCCTCCGGGGATGCTCCCTAA
- a CDS encoding polysaccharide deacetylase family protein yields the protein MRRLLTLLAVAAAAIPAQAATRWPNGAKAAVVLTYDDALPSQLDHAVPALDAAGLKGTFFLANVRAQDVGRWRAVAHEGHELGNHTIFHPCRAAAFPADPRYTTEAYTPASMIREIAQQNVLLTALDGRMRHGFATPCGETRAGGVDYLEPLRAAGLVTYARGVSASPAELAADVARIEPMHIPARGFGEGDDAAKMIAFVEQAEAGGGMAVLLFHGVGGDHLAVTEAQHRAFVAWLKAHRRDVWVATLQQALDWAQAHPGPSPRG from the coding sequence ATGCGCCGCCTCCTGACGCTGCTCGCCGTCGCGGCGGCCGCCATCCCCGCCCAGGCCGCCACCCGCTGGCCCAATGGTGCGAAGGCGGCCGTGGTGCTGACCTATGACGATGCGCTGCCCTCGCAGCTCGACCATGCAGTGCCCGCGCTCGACGCCGCCGGGCTGAAGGGCACCTTCTTCCTCGCCAATGTCCGCGCGCAGGATGTCGGCCGTTGGCGCGCCGTGGCGCATGAAGGGCATGAGCTGGGCAATCACACCATCTTCCACCCCTGCCGCGCCGCCGCCTTTCCCGCCGACCCACGCTACACCACCGAAGCCTATACCCCGGCGAGCATGATCCGGGAGATCGCGCAGCAGAATGTCCTGCTGACCGCGCTCGACGGCAGGATGCGCCACGGCTTTGCGACACCCTGTGGCGAGACGCGAGCAGGCGGGGTCGATTATCTCGAGCCGCTGCGCGCCGCCGGCCTCGTCACCTATGCGCGCGGGGTCAGCGCCAGCCCGGCGGAGCTGGCGGCGGACGTCGCACGGATCGAGCCGATGCACATCCCCGCACGTGGTTTCGGCGAGGGCGACGATGCCGCGAAGATGATCGCCTTCGTCGAACAGGCCGAGGCGGGCGGCGGCATGGCGGTGCTGTTGTTCCACGGCGTCGGCGGCGATCACCTGGCGGTCACCGAGGCGCAGCACCGCGCCTTCGTCGCCTGGCTGAAGGCGCATCGCCGCGACGTCTGGGTCGCCACGCTGCAACAGGCGCTCGACTGGGCGCAGGCGCATCCCGGACCGTCGCCGCGCGGATAG
- a CDS encoding SGNH/GDSL hydrolase family protein, whose product MPHILPPTRSCRLMLAGLSLTMGLPAALPAQSGAAEGIRALGAETRAGRPLPLHIGGRVVATDGYRRQWPGTYIEGAFRGPSVDLGVGPGAVSLRIRVDGGAPMPLVRPAPGLYRIAARGAGPHRIRVDVASESQAGWTVLRGLFAPTGTTPLPAPAPRARQIEFIGDSHTVGYGNTSPTRQCSQDAIWRTTDTTLGLPGIAARHYDADYQVNAISGRGIVRNYGGFAAPTLPDAYPYALFDGRTPATTPGWNPQVVVIALGTNDFSTPLKPGERWADRDALHADYERRYVDFVGRLRRHYPRAFFVLWATDLADGEIKREVGKVVDRLRAGGERRIAFVPVDGLGFTGCDAHPDTDDDRRIAAAIERAIDARPDIWTRR is encoded by the coding sequence ATGCCGCATATCCTGCCCCCGACACGGAGCTGCCGCCTGATGCTCGCCGGTCTGTCGCTGACGATGGGCCTGCCCGCCGCCCTGCCCGCCCAGTCGGGCGCGGCCGAGGGCATCCGCGCGCTCGGGGCAGAGACGCGGGCGGGGCGACCGCTGCCGCTTCATATCGGCGGGCGCGTGGTCGCGACCGACGGCTATCGGCGGCAATGGCCGGGCACCTATATCGAGGGCGCGTTCCGGGGGCCATCGGTCGATCTGGGGGTCGGCCCCGGCGCCGTGTCGCTGCGCATCCGCGTCGATGGCGGCGCGCCCATGCCGCTGGTCCGCCCCGCCCCCGGCCTCTATCGCATCGCCGCACGGGGCGCGGGGCCGCACCGCATCCGCGTCGATGTCGCCAGCGAGAGCCAGGCCGGATGGACGGTGCTGCGCGGGCTGTTCGCCCCCACCGGCACGACCCCGCTGCCCGCGCCCGCGCCGCGCGCCCGGCAGATCGAGTTCATCGGCGATTCGCACACGGTCGGCTATGGCAACACCTCCCCCACCCGTCAGTGCAGCCAGGATGCGATCTGGCGGACGACCGACACGACGCTGGGCCTGCCCGGTATCGCCGCGCGCCATTACGACGCGGATTATCAGGTCAACGCCATTTCCGGTCGCGGGATCGTACGCAACTATGGCGGCTTCGCCGCGCCGACCTTGCCGGACGCCTATCCCTATGCCCTGTTCGACGGCCGCACCCCGGCGACGACGCCCGGCTGGAACCCGCAGGTCGTGGTCATCGCGCTGGGCACCAACGACTTCTCGACGCCGCTGAAGCCCGGCGAGCGCTGGGCCGACCGCGATGCGCTGCACGCCGATTACGAGCGGCGCTATGTCGATTTCGTCGGCCGTCTGCGCCGCCACTATCCCCGCGCCTTCTTCGTCCTGTGGGCGACCGATCTGGCCGATGGCGAGATCAAGCGCGAGGTCGGCAAGGTCGTCGACCGGCTGCGCGCGGGCGGGGAACGGCGCATCGCCTTTGTCCCCGTCGACGGGCTGGGCTTTACCGGCTGCGACGCCCATCCCGACACCGATGACGATCGCAGGATCGCCGCCGCGATCGAACGGGCCATCGATGCCCGACCCGATATATGGACGCGCCGCTGA
- a CDS encoding DUF1349 domain-containing protein: protein MSRRSVMGGAMALTVPGIGGAAAAQGAGRPVLGRRDGRWLNEPRQWSVDAAGDLTLVTDQGTDFWRETHYGFTRDSGHFLGFTAPDAFTAQLRIRGRYDKLYDQAGIMVRVDERRWVKAGIELSDGRAMLSSVLTDGRSDWATGPYTGDAADFWMRATVARGVLRLQVSADGRTWPLVRLAPFPVATAYQVGPMACTPERSGLSVRFSDLRITAPLGKDLHDLS from the coding sequence ATGTCGCGCCGGTCGGTCATGGGGGGTGCGATGGCGCTGACGGTGCCGGGTATCGGCGGCGCGGCGGCGGCGCAGGGCGCGGGCAGGCCGGTGCTGGGCCGCCGCGACGGCCGCTGGCTGAACGAGCCCCGGCAATGGAGCGTCGATGCGGCGGGCGACCTGACCCTGGTCACCGATCAGGGCACCGATTTCTGGCGCGAGACGCATTATGGCTTCACGCGCGACAGCGGCCATTTCCTGGGCTTCACCGCCCCCGACGCCTTTACCGCGCAGCTGCGCATCCGGGGCCGTTACGACAAGCTCTACGATCAGGCGGGCATCATGGTGCGCGTCGACGAACGCCGCTGGGTCAAGGCGGGGATCGAGCTGTCCGATGGCCGCGCGATGCTGAGCAGCGTGCTGACCGATGGCCGCTCCGACTGGGCGACCGGCCCCTATACGGGCGATGCCGCCGACTTCTGGATGCGCGCGACGGTCGCCAGGGGCGTCTTGCGGTTGCAGGTGTCGGCGGACGGCCGGACATGGCCGCTCGTCCGGCTGGCCCCCTTCCCGGTCGCCACCGCCTATCAGGTCGGGCCGATGGCCTGCACCCCGGAGCGCAGCGGGTTGAGCGTCCGTTTTTCCGACCTGCGCATCACCGCCCCGCTGGGCAAAGACCTGCACGATCTGAGCTGA